The following are from one region of the Salvia hispanica cultivar TCC Black 2014 chromosome 1, UniMelb_Shisp_WGS_1.0, whole genome shotgun sequence genome:
- the LOC125205554 gene encoding uncharacterized protein LOC125205554 yields MVGCKISKISTDRAIFRRTRLRPLVLQQIAAMRTWRLPARSPKDNSYKKSLLLEEKTLESNSVVVATVIGNTYGLKVSTKPKLHPQLEDGHDDDQCRMIARGSPSFRIFFEDAARDAHLQQFGQDECSKETYSKKEEEGSVQKKAKRDRNMKRHIKNVILRKRFVKNLNMKGRTYNHPSQ; encoded by the exons ATGGTGGGGTGCAAAATTTCCAAGATTAGCACCGACAGAGCCATATTCCGACGAACTAGGCTCCGTCCGCTTGTCCTCCAACAGATAGCCGCGATGAGGACGTGGCGGCTTCCCGCCCGCTCCCCAAAGGACAACTCATACAAAAAGAGCCTCCTTTTGGAAGAAAAGACTTTGGAAAGCAATAGCGTTGTCGTGGCCACCGTCATCGGCAACACCTACGGCCTTAAAGTCTCCACCAAACCCAAACTCCATCCGCAACTTGAAGATGGACACGACGACGATCAATGCAGAATGATCGCTCGGGGATCGCCTagttttcgaatttttttcgAGGATGCTGCACGAGATGCCCATCTACAGCAATTTG GTCAAGACGAGTGTTCAAAAGAGACATATTCCAAG AAAGAGGAGGAGGGAAGTGTCCAAAAGAAAGCGAAGAGAGACAGAAATATGAAGAGACACattaaaaatgtgatattGAGAAAGAGATTTGTGAAAAATCTAAACATGAAAGGCCGTACATATAATCACCCATCTCaatga